A single genomic interval of Bacillus smithii harbors:
- the rplJ gene encoding 50S ribosomal protein L10 has protein sequence MSTAIEKKKQIVEEITEKFKNSVSTIVVDYRGLNVAEITELRKQLREAGVEFKVYKNTLTRRAAEAAELTEINDVLTGPNAIAFSNDDVVAPAKILNNFAKENEALEIKAGVIEGKVVSLEEIKALAELPSREGLLSMLLSVLQAPIRNFALAAKAVAEQKEEQGA, from the coding sequence ATGAGCACTGCAATTGAAAAAAAGAAACAAATTGTGGAAGAAATTACGGAAAAATTTAAAAACAGCGTTTCGACCATTGTGGTAGATTACCGTGGATTAAACGTTGCGGAAATTACAGAACTTCGTAAACAGCTTCGCGAAGCGGGTGTGGAATTTAAAGTATATAAAAATACTTTAACGCGCCGTGCTGCTGAAGCGGCTGAATTAACGGAAATCAACGACGTGTTGACAGGTCCGAACGCCATCGCTTTCAGCAACGACGATGTTGTAGCTCCGGCCAAAATTTTAAACAACTTCGCTAAAGAAAACGAAGCGCTTGAAATTAAAGCTGGGGTCATCGAAGGAAAAGTTGTTTCCTTAGAAGAAATCAAAGCGTTGGCTGAACTTCCGTCTCGCGAAGGTCTGCTTTCAATGCTGCTTAGCGTGCTTCAAGCACCAATCCGCAACTTTGCTCTTGCTGCTAAAGCTGTGGCTGAACAAAAAGAAGAACAAGGCGCATAA
- the rplL gene encoding 50S ribosomal protein L7/L12 has translation MTKEQIIDAIKEMSVLELNDLVKAIEEEFGVTAAAPVAIAGAAAGGADAAEKTEFDVILTDAGSQKIKVIKVVREITGLGLKEAKELVDNTPKPIKEGASKEEAEEIKAKLEEVGAGVEVK, from the coding sequence ATGACGAAAGAACAAATCATCGACGCTATCAAAGAAATGAGCGTTCTTGAATTAAACGACTTAGTAAAAGCTATTGAAGAAGAATTTGGCGTAACGGCTGCTGCTCCTGTGGCTATCGCTGGTGCTGCTGCTGGTGGCGCTGACGCTGCTGAAAAAACAGAATTCGATGTAATTCTGACTGATGCAGGTTCACAAAAAATCAAAGTTATTAAAGTGGTTCGTGAAATCACAGGTCTTGGACTTAAAGAAGCAAAAGAACTTGTTGACAATACTCCAAAACCAATTAAAGAAGGCGCTTCTAAAGAAGAAGCTGAAGAAATCAAAGCGAAACTTGAAGAAGTTGGAGCTGGCGTTGAAGTTAAGTAA